A region from the Triticum urartu cultivar G1812 chromosome 1, Tu2.1, whole genome shotgun sequence genome encodes:
- the LOC125511163 gene encoding zinc finger CCCH domain-containing protein 15 homolog isoform X2 translates to MGAQDEGSRRPPPPGPAPGQSAATAGTAPPPITPAQFLSWKQRKDAEEAAEKAEAAQKRAADIASGAVQMNGRELFQHEPWVFDNNIY, encoded by the exons ATGGGGGCACAAGACGAGGGTAGccggcggccgccgccgccagggCCCGCCCCTGGCCAGTCCGCGGCAACCGCGGGCACGGCGCCGCCGCCCATCACCCCAGCCCAGTTCCTCTCCTGGAAGCAGCGGAAG GATGCAGAAGAAGCTGCAGAGAAAGCTGAAGCAGCTCAGAAGCGAGCCGCGGATATAGCTTCAGGTGCAGTGCAAATGAATGGCCGAGAGCTGTTCCAGCATGAACCCTGGGTGTTTGACAACAACATTTACTGA
- the LOC125511163 gene encoding uncharacterized protein LOC125511163 isoform X1, with amino-acid sequence MGAQDEGSRRPPPPGPAPGQSAATAGTAPPPITPAQFLSWKQRKRLAKCAVISWWFPLARPWKSLVICGLLSGCTPDAEEAAEKAEAAQKRAADIASGAVQMNGRELFQHEPWVFDNNIY; translated from the exons ATGGGGGCACAAGACGAGGGTAGccggcggccgccgccgccagggCCCGCCCCTGGCCAGTCCGCGGCAACCGCGGGCACGGCGCCGCCGCCCATCACCCCAGCCCAGTTCCTCTCCTGGAAGCAGCGGAAG CGGCTAGCTAAGTGCGCTGTGATCTCATGGTGGTTTCCCTTGGCTAGACCATGGAAATCACTCGTGATTTGTGGGCTTCTCTCTGGATGCACGCCC GATGCAGAAGAAGCTGCAGAGAAAGCTGAAGCAGCTCAGAAGCGAGCCGCGGATATAGCTTCAGGTGCAGTGCAAATGAATGGCCGAGAGCTGTTCCAGCATGAACCCTGGGTGTTTGACAACAACATTTACTGA